Proteins from a genomic interval of Rhodopseudomonas julia:
- a CDS encoding winged helix-turn-helix domain-containing protein, which produces MSRLDRISMAEARRIALAAQGFGGTRSANPTSASLRRVLDRVQLHQIDSVNVLARAHYLPAFSRLGAYDRSLLDKLAWGPKRQRKLFEYWAHEASLVPFEIQPLLRWRMAQADRGEAGWTSMRRFAREHRAEAMAVLQRIREEGPLSVSDFDAHKGRPGWWEWSGTKRALEWLFWAGHLTTATRRGNFQRVYDLPERVLPASILDQPTPSEADAHRALIERAARAHGIATDRELRDYFRQPPGPAQEAISSLAEEGVLLPVSVPGWRHAWLYRDARRPRRINATALLAPFDPLVWERDRAERLFGFRYRIEIYVPADKRQYGYYVLPFLFGDRLVARVDLKADRPNARLLVQSVHFEEDAPDESRDALSGELEKMAAWLGLEEVSLPSGWS; this is translated from the coding sequence ATGAGTCGTTTGGACAGGATCAGCATGGCCGAGGCGCGCCGGATTGCGCTCGCGGCACAGGGATTTGGCGGAACCCGCTCGGCCAATCCGACCTCGGCCAGTCTGCGCCGGGTGCTTGATCGGGTTCAGCTTCACCAGATCGACAGCGTCAATGTTCTGGCGCGGGCGCACTATCTTCCGGCCTTTTCTCGGCTGGGCGCCTACGACCGCAGTCTTCTCGACAAGCTTGCCTGGGGACCGAAGCGGCAGCGCAAATTGTTCGAATACTGGGCGCACGAAGCCTCGCTCGTGCCGTTCGAGATTCAGCCTTTGCTGCGCTGGCGCATGGCGCAGGCCGATCGCGGCGAGGCGGGCTGGACCTCGATGCGCCGATTTGCGCGCGAGCATCGTGCGGAGGCCATGGCGGTGCTTCAGCGGATCCGCGAGGAGGGGCCGCTGTCCGTCTCCGACTTCGATGCGCATAAGGGGCGTCCGGGCTGGTGGGAATGGAGCGGAACCAAGCGGGCGCTCGAATGGCTCTTCTGGGCCGGTCACCTGACGACGGCGACGCGGCGCGGAAACTTCCAGCGGGTCTACGACCTTCCCGAGCGCGTGCTACCCGCCTCTATCCTCGATCAGCCGACGCCTTCGGAGGCGGATGCGCATCGCGCCTTGATCGAACGTGCCGCACGGGCGCACGGCATCGCGACGGATCGGGAATTGCGGGATTATTTCCGGCAACCGCCGGGGCCGGCACAGGAGGCGATATCCTCGCTCGCCGAGGAGGGCGTTCTTTTGCCGGTGAGCGTGCCGGGCTGGCGGCATGCCTGGCTCTACCGCGATGCCCGCCGCCCGCGCCGGATCAATGCGACGGCTCTCCTCGCCCCGTTCGATCCGCTCGTCTGGGAGAGAGATCGTGCCGAGCGGCTCTTCGGCTTCCGCTATCGGATCGAGATCTATGTCCCGGCGGACAAGCGACAGTACGGCTATTACGTGCTGCCATTCCTGTTCGGCGACCGGTTGGTGGCGCGCGTCGATCTCAAGGCCGATCGACCGAACGCACGGCTTCTCGTGCAGTCGGTGCATTTCGAGGAGGATGCGCCAGACGAAAGCCGCGACGCACTCTCCGGCGAACTCGAAAAGATGGCGGCCTGGCTCGGGCTCGAGGAGGTGTCGTTGCCTTCCGGATGGTCGTGA
- a CDS encoding TetR/AcrR family transcriptional regulator — MGRKPTISRDRLLTIAEDIVNAEGPQALTIDALAKAAGISKGGVQYSFLSKDELVKALVDRWTAQFDALVVDIESAGPLGFVRSYIAAMRSSQGAIDAKLAGLMIAYMQNPQNRMNTADWYRSILSRMDGSAEARAARTAFLAVEGLVTLRIWGVEDGVDWQSQLDDIEAVLLAEIA; from the coding sequence ATGGGCAGGAAACCGACGATCAGCCGTGACCGGCTTTTGACGATCGCCGAAGATATCGTGAATGCAGAGGGGCCTCAGGCACTTACGATCGACGCCCTGGCAAAGGCGGCGGGCATATCCAAGGGCGGCGTTCAATATTCATTTTTGTCGAAAGACGAACTGGTGAAGGCGTTGGTCGATCGCTGGACCGCCCAATTTGACGCCCTGGTCGTCGATATCGAGAGTGCGGGGCCGCTCGGTTTCGTGCGCAGTTACATCGCCGCCATGCGCTCGTCGCAAGGGGCCATCGACGCCAAGCTGGCGGGCCTCATGATCGCTTACATGCAAAACCCGCAGAACCGCATGAACACAGCGGATTGGTACCGCTCGATCCTCTCCAGAATGGACGGTTCCGCAGAGGCGCGCGCGGCCAGAACCGCTTTTCTCGCTGTAGAGGGGTTGGTGACGTTGCGTATCTGGGGCGTCGAAGACGGCGTGGATTGGCAATCGCAGTTGGATGATATCGAGGCGGTGTTACTCGCCGAGATCGCCTGA
- a CDS encoding multidrug efflux RND transporter permease subunit, which produces MPQFFIDRPVFAWVIAIFIALAGLVAIPQLPVARFPVIAPPSISIFATYTGATVQTVNDSVVTPIEKELSSVKNVLYYESTADSTGGASITVTFKPGTNPELAQVDVQNRLKNAEPRLPEVVRRGGVSVEAAETGFLMVITLKSRSGETEELALGDYLTRNISEELKRVPGVGRVQQFGSERAMRVWVDPAKLAAYDLTMADVTEAITRENAQVSPGRVGDEPTVPGTKISTPLTVHGQLTTPEEFAAIPLRAQLDGSRLLLSDVARVELGAQTLAFSVSSNGKPAAAAAIQMTPGANAVSTAAAIEKRLAELRPSMPRDMAITVSYNTAPFVKVSISKVVQTLIEAMVLVFLVILLFLQKIRYTLIPTIVAPIALLGTFAVMFVAGYSINVLTMFGMVLAIGIIVDDAIVVVENVERIMSRQGLSPRDATRQAMREISGAIIGITLVLAAVFIPMGMAGGSVGAIYRQFTLSMSVSILFSAFLALTLTPALCATILKPSNEHATRGFFGWFNRKFDALSTGYTGVVGWMLRRGGRVLVIYAVLLGALGIGYSRVPTSFVPEEDQGNFMAMFELPAGATAERTREIVAKYEAHTASRPDIVESIVILGFGFSGSGPNAAQAFTSLKDWSERTTTVSEEIAAAEAAMADIPEGTAMIMKPPAIESLGTTSGFALRLEDRANSGPTALKAAEDQLIALASESKLLTDVMTEGLPDGQSIALRIDRQKALALGVSFSAISDMISTAIGSSYVNDFPNKGQLQQVVVQADAPARMHVEDVLRLQVRNIEGGMVALSEVVEPVWETSPLQLERYNGYPAARISGSAAPGVSSGAAMTEMERLAQQLPKGFALEWTGQSLQERQSATQAPMLLAASMLVVFLVLAALYESWSIPLAVMLVVPLGVLGAVVAVLARGMENDVFFKVGLITIIGLSAKNAILLVEYARHLRNEGMSLYRAVLRASRLRLRPIVMTSLAFILGVVPLMIAHGAGSEIQNAIGTGVFGGMLSATVLAVFFVPVLYVAVSKLRMPKSWRKT; this is translated from the coding sequence ATGCCACAATTTTTCATCGATCGCCCGGTCTTTGCCTGGGTCATTGCGATCTTCATCGCGCTGGCTGGACTTGTCGCCATTCCGCAGCTGCCGGTGGCACGGTTTCCCGTCATCGCGCCGCCGAGTATCAGCATTTTCGCGACCTATACCGGCGCGACGGTTCAAACCGTCAATGACAGTGTGGTGACGCCCATCGAGAAGGAGCTCTCGAGCGTCAAGAACGTGCTCTATTACGAATCCACGGCCGATTCGACCGGCGGGGCCAGCATCACGGTCACGTTCAAACCCGGAACCAACCCGGAATTGGCCCAGGTGGATGTTCAGAACCGTCTGAAAAATGCCGAGCCGCGCCTCCCGGAGGTCGTCCGGCGCGGTGGCGTCAGTGTCGAGGCCGCAGAAACCGGCTTTCTGATGGTCATCACATTGAAGTCGCGCAGTGGTGAGACCGAGGAACTCGCTCTCGGCGACTATCTGACCCGCAACATCAGCGAGGAATTGAAGCGCGTGCCGGGCGTCGGCCGTGTCCAGCAGTTCGGCTCCGAACGCGCCATGCGTGTCTGGGTCGATCCGGCGAAGCTGGCCGCCTACGACCTCACCATGGCCGACGTCACGGAGGCCATCACGCGCGAGAATGCACAGGTTTCGCCCGGCCGGGTCGGAGACGAGCCGACCGTCCCGGGGACGAAGATCTCCACGCCGCTGACGGTGCATGGCCAGTTGACCACGCCGGAAGAGTTCGCCGCGATACCCCTCAGGGCGCAACTCGACGGTTCGCGTCTTCTTCTGTCGGATGTCGCGCGGGTGGAACTCGGCGCTCAGACCCTTGCCTTCAGTGTCAGCAGCAATGGCAAGCCCGCAGCCGCCGCCGCGATCCAGATGACGCCCGGCGCCAATGCGGTGAGCACCGCGGCTGCGATCGAAAAGCGCCTGGCCGAACTGCGGCCCTCAATGCCCAGGGATATGGCGATCACGGTCTCCTACAACACCGCCCCCTTCGTGAAGGTGTCGATCAGCAAAGTCGTCCAGACGCTGATCGAGGCGATGGTGCTGGTCTTCCTGGTCATTTTGCTGTTCCTGCAGAAGATCCGCTACACGCTGATCCCAACCATCGTCGCGCCCATCGCGCTTCTGGGCACCTTCGCGGTGATGTTCGTCGCGGGCTATTCGATCAACGTCTTGACCATGTTCGGCATGGTGCTCGCGATTGGCATCATCGTCGACGATGCCATCGTCGTCGTCGAAAATGTCGAGCGGATCATGTCCCGGCAAGGCCTCTCGCCGAGGGATGCCACCCGCCAGGCCATGCGCGAGATCTCAGGCGCCATCATCGGGATCACGCTGGTCCTGGCCGCCGTCTTCATTCCAATGGGCATGGCTGGCGGTTCCGTCGGTGCGATCTATCGCCAGTTCACCTTATCGATGTCGGTGTCGATCCTGTTCTCCGCCTTTCTTGCGCTGACACTGACACCCGCACTCTGCGCGACGATCCTGAAGCCCTCGAACGAGCATGCCACACGCGGATTCTTCGGCTGGTTCAACCGAAAGTTCGATGCCCTGAGCACCGGCTACACCGGTGTCGTCGGCTGGATGCTGCGGCGTGGTGGGCGGGTGCTGGTCATCTATGCCGTGCTGCTGGGGGCGCTCGGCATCGGCTATTCGCGGGTGCCAACGTCGTTCGTGCCGGAAGAGGATCAGGGAAACTTCATGGCGATGTTCGAGCTGCCGGCCGGCGCCACCGCCGAACGCACACGCGAGATCGTCGCAAAATATGAAGCGCACACCGCCTCACGTCCCGATATTGTCGAGAGCATCGTGATTTTGGGCTTCGGCTTTTCCGGCTCCGGTCCCAATGCGGCGCAAGCCTTCACCAGCCTGAAGGATTGGAGCGAGCGCACAACCACGGTGAGCGAAGAGATCGCGGCCGCCGAGGCGGCGATGGCGGATATTCCCGAAGGCACGGCGATGATCATGAAGCCTCCAGCCATCGAATCTCTCGGCACCACGTCCGGTTTCGCTCTCCGGCTCGAGGACCGTGCCAATTCCGGTCCGACAGCGCTGAAGGCGGCCGAAGATCAGCTGATCGCGCTCGCATCGGAAAGCAAGCTGCTGACCGACGTGATGACGGAGGGCCTGCCCGATGGCCAAAGCATTGCGCTCAGGATCGATCGTCAGAAAGCGCTGGCGCTTGGCGTCTCCTTCTCGGCAATCAGCGACATGATTTCGACGGCGATCGGATCAAGCTACGTCAACGACTTTCCCAACAAAGGCCAGCTTCAGCAGGTGGTGGTGCAGGCGGATGCGCCGGCCCGGATGCATGTGGAGGATGTCCTGCGTCTGCAGGTTCGCAACATCGAGGGCGGCATGGTGGCGTTGTCGGAAGTCGTCGAACCCGTCTGGGAAACGTCGCCCCTGCAATTGGAGCGTTACAACGGCTACCCGGCTGCGCGCATCTCGGGCTCGGCCGCGCCGGGGGTGTCGAGCGGCGCGGCGATGACCGAGATGGAGCGTCTGGCGCAACAATTGCCAAAGGGCTTTGCGCTCGAATGGACCGGGCAATCGCTGCAGGAAAGGCAATCGGCGACGCAGGCTCCGATGCTCCTGGCCGCCTCGATGCTGGTCGTATTCCTCGTGCTTGCGGCCCTTTACGAAAGCTGGTCGATCCCGCTGGCGGTCATGCTGGTCGTGCCCCTCGGCGTCTTAGGCGCGGTCGTGGCCGTCCTGGCGCGCGGGATGGAGAATGACGTGTTCTTCAAGGTGGGCCTGATCACCATCATCGGACTTTCCGCCAAGAACGCCATTCTCTTGGTCGAGTACGCCCGACATCTCAGGAACGAAGGAATGAGCCTCTATCGGGCGGTGCTGCGGGCATCTCGGCTGCGGCTTCGGCCTATCGTGATGACCTCGCTCGCTTTCATCCTCGGTGTCGTACCGTTGATGATCGCACATGGCGCCGGTTCCGAAATCCAGAATGCCATCGGGACCGGTGTGTTTGGCGGGATGTTGTCCGCGACGGTGCTGGCGGTTTTCTTCGTGCCGGTGCTTTACGTTGCCGTCAGCAAATTGCGGATGCCGAAATCGTGGAGAAAAACCTGA
- a CDS encoding efflux RND transporter periplasmic adaptor subunit, producing the protein MSPRLSIIAFILCAAGLALFLTFRGEAVSEQEGAPSEAQGPAQVTTMTAAPERVVLIDELPGRVAAYRRVEIRPQVGGIIKKRFAEGGTQVEAGEILFEIDPALLLADLETARAGVTRAEGALEHARSGLKRAEKLVASKATSRKDYEDARNELTMAQANLAEARAVFHRRQLDLDFATIRSPIKGYVGRTLADEGALASTSSQTELAVVQELDRVYVDLRLPATKLDGLQSAARQGLGPVEILDAEGKRHPRPGKLALSDVTVDAGTGNTTVRVEVENPGLRLLPGMYVRARIPRGLLPDALLVPEEAVVRNGAGEAQIVVVDDDGRAWRRDVVLGDAIGRRLVVTSGLKAGEAIVIRGQDRVQDGMRVTRVTAAQAALPAADKL; encoded by the coding sequence ATGTCGCCGCGTCTTTCGATCATCGCCTTCATCCTTTGCGCCGCCGGGCTGGCGTTGTTTCTGACGTTTCGAGGCGAGGCGGTCTCCGAGCAGGAAGGTGCGCCGTCTGAGGCGCAAGGTCCGGCGCAGGTCACCACGATGACGGCGGCGCCGGAGCGCGTCGTCTTGATCGACGAATTGCCTGGACGCGTGGCCGCCTATCGAAGGGTCGAGATACGGCCGCAGGTCGGCGGCATCATCAAGAAGCGTTTTGCGGAAGGCGGGACACAGGTCGAGGCCGGCGAAATCCTGTTTGAAATCGACCCGGCCCTGCTGCTGGCCGATCTCGAGACGGCGCGGGCGGGCGTGACGCGTGCCGAAGGGGCGTTGGAGCATGCGCGAAGCGGCCTGAAGCGGGCCGAAAAGCTCGTGGCGAGCAAGGCGACGAGCCGCAAGGATTACGAAGACGCCCGCAATGAGCTGACCATGGCGCAGGCCAATCTCGCCGAGGCGCGTGCGGTCTTCCATCGCCGCCAGCTCGATCTTGATTTTGCGACGATAAGGTCGCCGATCAAAGGTTATGTCGGGCGTACGCTCGCCGACGAGGGGGCTCTTGCATCCACCTCCAGTCAGACAGAGCTCGCCGTGGTGCAGGAACTGGACCGCGTTTATGTCGATCTGCGCCTGCCCGCAACCAAGCTCGACGGCTTGCAGTCTGCTGCAAGGCAAGGATTGGGGCCGGTCGAGATCCTGGACGCGGAGGGCAAGCGACATCCCCGTCCCGGCAAGCTGGCGCTGTCGGATGTGACGGTCGATGCGGGGACCGGCAACACGACGGTCCGGGTGGAGGTGGAGAATCCCGGCTTGCGGCTTCTGCCGGGCATGTATGTGCGCGCCAGGATACCGCGCGGGCTCCTGCCCGATGCGCTGCTCGTGCCCGAGGAGGCCGTCGTCCGCAACGGTGCCGGCGAGGCGCAGATCGTGGTCGTCGACGATGACGGGCGCGCCTGGCGGCGGGACGTGGTCCTTGGCGACGCCATCGGCAGGCGTCTTGTCGTCACGTCCGGCCTGAAGGCGGGCGAAGCGATCGTCATTCGCGGTCAGGACCGCGTGCAGGACGGGATGCGGGTGACCCGGGTCACCGCCGCGCAAGCTGCCCTGCCGGCAGCCGACAAGCTCTAG
- a CDS encoding MFS transporter: MSAQFRDPTRWLVLVAVTLAFLPVIIDMTVLHVAIPRLTQSLGASSTEVLWIIDIYPLLMAGLLVPMGTLADRVGNRKVLLSGLAIFGVASVVAAFSQSAAMLIGARILLAFGGSMIVPCVLGIIRRAFEDDGERAIALGLWGTVGSAGAAVGPLIGGGLLEHFWWGSVFLINVPIMLVVAPACYFLLPRKEITTPGKWAFGQALLLIAGMISLVYGIKAGIGGGQPLSIALAIASFGIVMLSLFVRKQFRTDNPMLDLSLFSHPAIVAGIIMALVATGALAGVELTLAQELQYVFGKTPLEAGVFMVPIMAAAAIGGPVAGWLSNLFGLRLVATMSLLIGAASLACLGNADFHFPGFVVPAALAVAGLTLSIGLTASSIAIMGSVEPEKGGAAGSLEGTGYELGSGLGITLFGVFMAVVFSRALELPPDLALPLARQASQSIGDTYLVAAQLSAEQGAALIAAGKLAFSAAHVTLLYVAATVIASLAIAVYILLASYHPTGKSAH, from the coding sequence ATGTCTGCCCAATTTCGCGATCCGACGCGGTGGCTCGTCCTCGTCGCCGTCACGCTCGCCTTCCTCCCCGTCATCATTGATATGACCGTGCTCCATGTGGCGATCCCGAGACTGACGCAGTCTCTCGGGGCATCCAGCACTGAAGTGCTTTGGATCATCGACATCTATCCCCTCCTCATGGCGGGCCTGCTCGTCCCCATGGGCACCTTGGCCGACCGGGTTGGAAATCGGAAGGTGCTCCTGTCGGGCCTGGCGATCTTCGGCGTCGCCTCTGTTGTTGCCGCCTTTTCTCAAAGTGCAGCGATGCTGATTGGAGCGCGCATCCTGCTCGCGTTCGGTGGTTCGATGATCGTGCCCTGCGTGCTCGGGATCATTCGCCGGGCCTTCGAGGACGATGGCGAGCGTGCGATTGCGCTTGGATTGTGGGGCACTGTTGGATCGGCTGGCGCCGCGGTTGGCCCACTCATCGGTGGCGGCCTTCTGGAACATTTCTGGTGGGGTTCGGTGTTCCTCATCAACGTTCCGATCATGCTGGTGGTCGCCCCCGCATGCTATTTTCTCTTGCCTCGCAAGGAAATCACAACGCCTGGCAAGTGGGCTTTCGGCCAGGCTCTGCTGCTGATCGCCGGGATGATTTCGCTCGTCTACGGCATCAAGGCAGGAATTGGCGGCGGCCAGCCGCTCTCGATCGCTCTTGCCATCGCATCGTTCGGCATCGTGATGCTGTCGCTCTTCGTGAGAAAGCAGTTCCGGACGGACAATCCGATGCTGGACCTCTCCTTGTTCTCTCATCCCGCGATTGTGGCCGGCATCATCATGGCGCTCGTCGCGACCGGCGCTTTGGCGGGCGTCGAGCTCACTTTGGCCCAGGAACTGCAATACGTCTTCGGCAAGACACCTCTCGAAGCGGGCGTCTTCATGGTCCCGATCATGGCTGCGGCAGCAATCGGCGGCCCCGTCGCTGGCTGGTTGTCGAACCTGTTTGGGCTGCGTCTGGTGGCGACGATGTCGCTGCTGATCGGCGCCGCGTCGTTGGCCTGTCTTGGCAACGCCGACTTTCATTTCCCAGGTTTCGTCGTCCCGGCCGCACTGGCCGTTGCCGGGCTCACCCTCAGCATCGGATTGACGGCGTCATCGATCGCCATCATGGGGTCTGTGGAGCCTGAAAAAGGCGGCGCGGCCGGCTCGCTGGAAGGCACGGGCTACGAACTTGGCAGCGGCCTCGGCATCACCCTTTTCGGCGTGTTCATGGCTGTCGTGTTCAGCCGCGCGTTGGAGCTGCCTCCGGACCTGGCATTGCCGTTGGCCCGACAGGCGAGCCAGTCGATCGGGGACACCTATCTGGTGGCCGCCCAGCTCTCGGCCGAACAAGGTGCAGCCCTCATCGCAGCCGGCAAGCTCGCCTTCAGCGCCGCCCACGTCACCTTGCTTTATGTGGCCGCCACGGTGATCGCCTCTTTGGCCATTGCCGTCTACATCCTGTTGGCGAGCTATCACCCGACCGGCAAGTCCGCGCATTGA
- a CDS encoding LysR substrate-binding domain-containing protein, with product MDLASLAIFRTVARQESITRAAHLLGRVPSNVTTRIQQLEAEIGVPLFQRDRKSMTLTAEGVTYLDYADRILNLAEEAQQVVRPGEPAGTLRVGSMESTVAARLPLPLSEFNAQWPDVTVDLSTAPTRQLIDALLAHRIDCALVAVPPDEMWFAADAVATTRLFREELVLLLPPGHPEIQGPEEIRPRALAAFAPGCTYRLLAEEWLTGYGSRTARLQFQEVRSYHAMIALTAAGTCFSLLPRSVLDLVPDAGRFTLKPLMTVDTSLATRPGFRTPAFLKFRETLHAFSDIADVDDATQ from the coding sequence TTGGACCTGGCATCGCTTGCCATTTTTCGCACCGTCGCCAGGCAAGAGAGCATCACCCGCGCCGCTCACCTCCTCGGGCGGGTGCCTTCCAACGTCACCACGCGCATTCAGCAACTCGAGGCCGAGATCGGAGTGCCGCTGTTTCAGCGCGACAGGAAAAGCATGACGCTCACGGCCGAGGGCGTGACTTATCTGGACTATGCCGACCGCATCCTCAATCTCGCCGAGGAAGCGCAGCAGGTCGTCCGTCCGGGGGAGCCCGCAGGCACTCTGCGCGTCGGTTCGATGGAATCGACCGTCGCCGCCCGATTGCCCCTGCCGTTGTCTGAGTTCAATGCGCAATGGCCGGACGTGACGGTCGATCTTTCGACGGCGCCGACGCGCCAGCTCATCGACGCCCTGCTCGCCCACCGCATCGACTGCGCCTTGGTCGCCGTGCCGCCCGACGAAATGTGGTTTGCCGCCGATGCGGTGGCGACGACACGGCTCTTCCGCGAAGAGCTCGTCCTCCTGCTGCCGCCCGGGCACCCGGAGATCCAGGGCCCTGAAGAAATCAGGCCCCGTGCCCTCGCCGCATTCGCGCCCGGTTGCACCTATCGGCTGCTCGCCGAGGAATGGCTGACGGGCTACGGGTCCAGAACCGCCCGGCTCCAGTTCCAGGAGGTCAGGTCCTACCACGCCATGATCGCCCTAACCGCGGCCGGGACCTGCTTCTCGCTGCTGCCGCGCAGCGTTCTCGATCTCGTCCCGGATGCCGGCCGTTTCACGCTCAAGCCGTTGATGACGGTCGATACCTCGTTGGCCACGAGGCCGGGTTTCAGGACGCCTGCCTTCCTGAAATTTCGCGAAACGCTGCACGCTTTCTCCGACATCGCAGACGTCGACGATGCCACGCAATGA
- a CDS encoding YbfB/YjiJ family MFS transporter has translation MPRNERLAGIAAALVLVIGMGFGRFAFTGLYPLMVGDGQISVEGGSYAASANYAGYLIGALLLGLVTGAAGRKLCAFSAIATVASLAALGLPLPEWLIVTVRGFAGVFSAVAMVAASHWLIHERGHHDGAPALFAGVGIGILVSAEIIAAGDLLALQSPAIWLVLAAAALALTIVTLFLQRRVDGSKPATVPHAADGDASTSLGAARLVLIYGLAGFGYIITATYLPLLVRTSFESVDPLHIWAVFGLGAVPSCFFWHRLHRRLGTGKSLVANLLVQAVGVGLPVIHMPAASIASALLVGGTFMGTVTIAMPAARKIAAKARFNILAVMTASYGVGQIVGPLVTNALYRQSHSFDASLLIASAALFIAALISMK, from the coding sequence ATGCCACGCAATGAACGGCTGGCGGGGATCGCCGCCGCACTCGTACTCGTCATCGGGATGGGCTTCGGCCGCTTCGCCTTCACCGGTCTCTACCCGCTGATGGTCGGTGACGGCCAGATCTCCGTCGAAGGCGGCTCCTATGCCGCTTCGGCCAATTATGCGGGTTATCTCATCGGAGCGCTGCTTCTCGGCCTCGTGACGGGCGCAGCCGGCCGCAAGCTCTGTGCCTTTTCCGCCATCGCGACGGTCGCCTCGCTGGCGGCGCTCGGCCTGCCGCTGCCGGAATGGCTGATCGTCACCGTGCGCGGCTTCGCCGGCGTCTTCAGCGCCGTCGCCATGGTCGCCGCCTCCCATTGGCTGATCCATGAACGCGGGCATCACGACGGCGCCCCCGCCCTCTTCGCCGGCGTCGGCATCGGCATCCTCGTCTCCGCCGAAATCATCGCCGCAGGCGATCTTCTGGCTCTGCAAAGCCCTGCCATCTGGCTGGTTCTTGCGGCTGCGGCACTGGCGCTCACGATCGTCACCTTATTCCTGCAGCGCCGCGTCGACGGCTCAAAGCCTGCAACGGTACCGCATGCGGCTGATGGCGATGCCTCGACCTCTCTCGGAGCAGCCCGCCTCGTTCTCATCTACGGGCTCGCGGGCTTCGGCTACATCATCACAGCGACCTACCTGCCGCTCCTCGTGCGCACCTCGTTCGAGAGCGTCGACCCTTTGCATATCTGGGCCGTCTTCGGACTTGGCGCCGTGCCGTCCTGCTTCTTCTGGCACCGCCTTCATCGCCGGCTCGGAACCGGAAAGAGCCTCGTCGCCAATCTGCTGGTCCAGGCCGTCGGCGTCGGCCTGCCCGTCATTCATATGCCGGCAGCCTCGATCGCGAGCGCGCTTCTCGTCGGGGGAACCTTTATGGGGACCGTGACCATCGCCATGCCCGCCGCCCGCAAGATCGCAGCAAAAGCACGCTTCAACATCCTGGCGGTGATGACGGCATCCTACGGTGTCGGCCAGATCGTCGGGCCACTCGTCACCAATGCGCTCTATCGGCAGAGCCACTCCTTCGACGCGTCGCTCCTGATCGCAAGCGCCGCGCTCTTCATCGCCGCACTGATCTCCATGAAATGA
- a CDS encoding ATP-binding protein — protein MAKNLNSLIVRAMIALTLLAFAVVYFGLTAYFFFIYEWLYPEFTDDDFLRTGDVVTLGLLLGIGISTASLLGWILARRIVEPLKSVAGAARRVAEGDFSARASLRRGNFGEASDLVDDFNQMAERLQRAEAELQYSNSAVAHELRTPLTILRGRLQGLLDGAFTPSAALYGRLIEHVDDLSAIVEELRTLALSNAGQLDVQCSRLDLAVEAEAALTSLEDQLGKAGIATTVALSSAVTSADRSRVRQAFVALLENCCRYAPQSAVHVETGVAAQHVFFRCTDTGPGLSDENRMRAFERFWRADDSRGRSGGGSGLGLPIVKAIAQAHGGDALILSSDGPGLAVEIRLPRREQPASI, from the coding sequence GTGGCTAAGAACCTGAATTCCCTGATCGTCCGCGCGATGATCGCGTTGACCCTCTTGGCCTTCGCCGTCGTCTATTTCGGGCTGACCGCGTATTTCTTCTTCATCTACGAATGGCTCTATCCGGAGTTCACCGACGACGATTTTCTGCGCACCGGCGATGTCGTTACGTTGGGCCTGCTTCTGGGGATCGGCATATCGACCGCCTCATTGCTCGGCTGGATCCTCGCACGACGGATTGTGGAACCGTTGAAATCGGTTGCCGGGGCCGCGCGCCGGGTCGCGGAAGGGGATTTCTCCGCGCGCGCCTCCTTGCGTCGGGGCAATTTCGGCGAGGCCAGCGATCTGGTCGATGACTTCAACCAGATGGCGGAACGGTTGCAGCGCGCCGAGGCCGAGCTGCAATATTCGAATTCGGCGGTTGCGCATGAACTGCGCACCCCTTTGACCATCCTGCGCGGGCGGTTGCAGGGCTTGCTCGATGGCGCCTTCACCCCGAGCGCCGCGCTCTATGGACGGCTCATCGAGCATGTGGACGATCTGTCGGCGATCGTGGAGGAATTGCGCACCTTGGCGCTGAGCAATGCCGGCCAGCTCGATGTGCAATGCTCGCGTCTCGATCTGGCGGTGGAGGCGGAGGCGGCGCTGACTTCGCTCGAGGATCAGCTCGGCAAGGCCGGGATCGCCACGACCGTGGCGTTGAGCAGCGCCGTCACGAGCGCCGACCGCTCGCGCGTGCGACAGGCCTTTGTCGCACTTCTCGAAAATTGCTGCCGCTACGCGCCGCAAAGCGCAGTGCATGTCGAGACCGGCGTTGCCGCACAGCACGTCTTCTTCCGCTGCACCGACACAGGACCCGGCCTTTCCGACGAAAACCGCATGCGCGCTTTCGAACGGTTCTGGCGTGCCGACGATTCGCGGGGGCGCAGCGGCGGCGGTTCCGGTCTCGGCCTGCCGATCGTCAAGGCGATCGCGCAGGCGCATGGAGGCGACGCGCTGATCCTTTCATCCGATGGCCCTGGCCTTGCCGTCGAAATCCGGCTGCCGCGCCGGGAGCAGCCCGCTTCCATCTGA